In Anser cygnoides isolate HZ-2024a breed goose chromosome Z, Taihu_goose_T2T_genome, whole genome shotgun sequence, a genomic segment contains:
- the SLC1A1 gene encoding excitatory amino acid transporter 3 isoform X2 has product MLVREYGKLSNLDKFYFSFPGEVLMRMLKLIILPLIISSMITGVAALDSSVSGKIGLRAVIYYFCTTVIAVILGIVLVVTIKPGVPQTADEIDRVGSTPEVSTVDAMLDLIRNMFPENLVQACFQQYKTKREKVEVTTGVDKNSSIFTEESVTSATTAEVSENKTQEYKIVGMYSDGINVLGLIVFCLVFGMVIGKMGEKGQVLVDFFNALNEATMSIVQIIMWYMPIGIVFLIAGKIIEVEDWEIFRKLGLYMATVLSGLAIHSTVILPLIYLIIVRKNPFRFAMGMAQALLTALMISSSSATLPVTFRCAEEKNFIDKRITRFVLPVGATINMDGTALYEAVAAVFIAQLNDLELDIGQIVTISVTATAASIGAAGVPQAGLVTMVIVLSAVGLPAEDVTLIIAVDWLLDRFRTMVNVLGDAFGTGIVEKLSKKELEQMDVNSEVNIVNPFALETTTLDNDETETKKSYVNGGFAVDKSDTISFTQTSQF; this is encoded by the exons GTGTTGCTGCTTTGGATTCCAGTGTTTCTGGGAAGATTGGTTTGCGAGCAGTCATATATTATTTCTGCACCACAGTCATTGCCGTAATACTAG GGATTGTCTTAGTTGTGACTATTAAACCTGGAGTGCCTCAAACAGCAGATGAGATTGACAGAGTGGGCAGCACCCCAGAAGTCAGTACTGTTGATGCCATGCTGGATCTGATcag GAATATGTTCCCAGAAAACCTTGTCCAGGCCTGTTTTCAACAG TATAAAACCAAACGTGAAAAAGTGGAAGTTACAACTGGCGTGGATAAAAATAGCTCCATATTTACGGAAGAATCTGTTACGTCTGCTACGACAGCAGAGGTTTCAGAG AACAAAACCCAAGAATACAAGATCGTGGGAATGTATTCTGATGGCATCAATGTACTTGGGTTGATCgtcttttgtcttgtttttggaATGGTTATTGGGAAAATGGGAGAGAAAGGCCAAGTGCTGGTGGATTTTTTCAATGCACTGAATGAAGCTACAATGAGTATAGTTCAGATAATTATGTG GTATATGCCAATTGgtattgtgtttttaattgctgGGAAGATAATAGAAGTTGAGGACTGGGAAATCTTTCGTAAACTGGGTCTTTATATGGCTACAGTATTAAGTGG gctTGCAATCCATTCCACTGTAATTCTGCCACTGATCTACTTAATAATAGTAAGGAAAAATCCTTTTCGTTTTGCCATGGGGATGGCTCAGGCACTTCTGACAGCCCTCATGATTTCTTCCAg TTCAGCCACTTTGCCTGTCACCTTCcgctgtgcagaagaaaagaacttCATTGATAAAAGAATTACCAGGTTTGTACTTCCAGTTGGAGCTACCATCAACATGGATGGCACAGCTCTCTATGAAGCAGTAGCAGCTGTATTTATTGCACAACTGAATGACTTGGAACTGGATATTGGCCAAATAGTTACCATTAG TGTCACAGCTACAGCAGCCAGCATTGGAGCTGCTGGTGTCCCCCAAGCTGGACTTGTCACCATGGTGATTGTACTGAGCGCTGTTGGCCTGCCAGCCGAAGATGTTACTCTGATCATTGCAGTTGACTGGCTTCT GGATCGATTCAGAACAATGGTTAATGTCTTGGGAGATGCCTTTGGTACAGGAATAGTGGAGAAGCTCTCTAaaaaggagctggagcagatggATGTCAATTCTGAAGTCAACATAGTCAACCCTTTTGCCTTGGAAACAACAACACTTGATAATGATGAAACAGAGACCAAGAAATCATATGTCAATGGAGGCTTTGCTGTGGATAAGTCTGACACCATATCCTTCACGCAGACATCTCAGTTCTAA